The Dermacentor silvarum isolate Dsil-2018 chromosome 11, BIME_Dsil_1.4, whole genome shotgun sequence region gtcgctccgccattttccttgcaataaaaaaacctacgagagcactgcgcactacctcactcaaacgctgcgccCCAGCGACTGACTCTATCGGCAGGcgagaaaaaattcgcgcatgcgcacgaaggttcaaggtcggctgatgcaagcgcgcttgtttcatatccaccaggtgtttgcaaaaaaaaaaaaataaggtcggatacttttctaacagacctcgtatgtgtCGTCACGTCATTACACAGCAGGTGGTCACGTGTTTGCAGGACATACCTAGAAGTATTGACACTTTCTCTGGCTGGCTCGGCTGTCAGCTACGCTGCTACTCATTGGGCATAGCAGACAACCTAGCGAGCCAGAGTGAGCGTCAAAACGACAAGATATGTCCTagtcccacgtgaccaccttctgtcTCTGTAATGACGTGACAACATATACACCTACTGGGAAACGAAAACGAAACTATCGTCGGAAAAATTATTGAGGATGCTCTGAGGCTTGCAAATATACTTCTCTGGTTTCAAAGGCCAGAAACTtcatccaacgaaaaaaaaaaacggagtaaAGTCGAGATTGTCATGTCAGTTTTCGCACGAACCGAGCTTTCATAGCATAGCTGATGCGACTTGTACTAGGTCCTCGTCACTTTTTTCAGGACTTGTCAAGATTTCGTGTTGAGAGACTCACTACTGGCCGTCGGGCATGTGTGCACTTTCACAGCTGGATCCTCAGCAGCCGGGTTGCTCCCTGCCGACGTTCGGGTATAAGTTCAAGTGTCCGCAACTGGTGATCATTGCCAGCCGGCCTGGACCATGTCCATCCACCCACTGTCGATGCTCGTGTGCAGCACATCCCCAAAAGAAATAAACTAAGTAATGCGATTCAAGACTCTTAGATGTTATAAAGTGGTGACCACAGATTCAGTCGTTGTTGAAATTCTTCAAACGTTTCCTGTTCTTGCGAGCCAGCCAAACGCTCCGACAGTTTTCAACGAGTACTCGCATCCACTCACATTGCCATGTTATAATTTTAGGCAGATTAAACATACCGACGCCTGGCTCGCTGTAGGTCGGTTTCACAGAAGTCTTGCTTCTGCTTCGACAGTGAACATCAAGCAAAACGGCATGGCTGTCGTGGCAAATAAATCGCAGCAAAATACATGCGCCTATACTACAACGCAGAGTAGCCGAGTTTAGCGAACGTGCCCAGAATGGTGGCTGCGTTTAAAGGAAGTACGGGTCAGTGGCGACGTGGCGTGACGTCCATGAAAACTATGTATAGCTCCGTAGTTTTTAAAGCGAGGCTTTCTATGCCTCTTCCTttgacttttccactgctgctgtctggcacaccgcgtcggggggggggggtcaaagtGTGTTTGTATACATGGCAGGAACGCAGCAGAGAGAAAGGAGACGTGAAAAACTCGTTTGGATTTTTCCATCGAGTCACCATAATGCCCTCTTGACGGCTGTAATTATCCGTTGCGCGGAATGACACGATGGAATGGGCGCCATGTGGCACGTGCATAGACAACGGGCATGATGAGTACTACCGCACGGCCTAAGATGGCAAAGTTTCTACATGTTGCTAGTCAAGCGGAAGAATCCGCCCAACGACGAACACTACAAACGGCTTATGTTCtgattttttattgttttttttttttactattcgtAATTAACTTCAAGGACGAAATGCGTATAAGCAGGGCTTTTAGTTTACTGGagtatattttttattttgtcataTAGGTTAGCTTTCTAGCCGCAGTTACAAGCGTAACTGAACACATGAATACAATTATTTATTCGCAAGGACGCAAAGCGTGACCGCAAATTCATAAATACTAAATCTCACCACTTCTGTGTCCTCAAATTCTGGCACGCAAAAAGTACCCTTGTAGCCTATTCCGAAACTTTGTTCTCAGGATGACTGCTGCGCGCGAATGTAGGAGAAGCTTAACTATTGCACGCATAAGTGTTGCAAGTTCGCACGGAACTATTAGTCCATGCGACAAGTCTGTCCTCAATGGTGTGCCTTGGCTGATAGCGGGTCGTTGGACCGTGATGCTTTTCACACCACCCAGGCATAAAAAAGCCAGACAGCTGCAGACACGACACAGTAGCCGTGGAGATCCACGAGAGTCATTCGCCTAAACATGGCAGGGTCGGCTGCGCCGAACAGGAGGCTTCTGCTGTCAACTTTCAAGAAGTAGATGTCGTGAGTCTGCACCACCGTCGCCCTGCGCACGAGCGTCGTAAAATACAAGGCTTAATTAAATTGAAATTGATTAAATATGTTCGATTTTAGGTGCCAAagtcacgatatgattatgaggcccaCCGTATATAGTGGAGTACTCCGGAATTATTCTGACTACATAAGATGGGTACTGGTTTGTGCGAGTTGGTAGCAATCCATAATAAATAGTTGTTGCGCACaaactgaaagacggaaggacAACGAATTTGACGAgcacaagcgcaaactttcaactcaATTTTATTTGCTAAATCATGGGCGGTGTGTAACATGGGCGGTGTGTGATGTGCACAaagaaggatgaaaaaaaaaatagaagaaacagaaacacattGCTACACGTGGGGCACGCTTCGACAAGTCTGTCTACGCACAACGCAGTCTCAGACCACCGCTGATCTACTACTTCCTTTCTGATAGATAATCAAGTTTTTATGCATGCTGCAACCACCCGGCTAGGCTCACACCCACAAACCAGCAACATACAACATAATTTCCAGATCGCGTAGGTTCGATCGGTTCAAACCACTTCTTTCTTCCTGTCATACCAATATGCAAGTCATAACCAATGAGCTATGATTCAAAGCAAATAGCGTGAAAATTCGCTGCTTTTTCTCAGAATTATCCACAACTGACAAATTCCAGGTTTTACCTTACGGTAGACTCTCTGTTTattgtgcacctgaatctaagttcACAAgcggttttgcatttcacccacatcAAAATAaagccgccgtggctgggattgcACCTGCAACCTGGAGCTTGCAAGGTAACGCGATAGTGCATAAGCTTTAGCACGACGGGTTACAAAGCTTCATTACAGAATATGATGGCCTACTGAAATATGTTGGGGAAGTAAGGTGCAGGTATGTCCGAGCTGATGTTACATGACTTATGCATCAATTATTGCAGGGCTACAAAATGCAATGACAGTAAAGAGAAACTGAGGCACGCACAAAATAAACTTTTCTTAATTACCAAATTGTAGGGAGCACATTGAAGCAGGAAATTCGAAGCGCCCGTAGCGCACCCATAGCTGCCATCCTATGAACTTTAAAATTCGTAAAAATCCAGCAGCCACACCACCAGAAAGAGGGAGGAATATgagcaagcgtttttttttttttttttcttttcttcgaagAGGAACTAACAACCAATCTTTATGGGAGCCGCTTCTTTAGTGTAACGGAAAGCTTACAGGGTCTGAGTGGTACTGCAAAAAATGCTGTGAATTATTTTGTACAAGAATTTTCCGATCTGCATTGAGGATGTAGTGCTCAAGCAACATGCTGGAAACAGTTATAGGTgagcgcgatagcgattatacgccGACATTTATAAGCCGATGTACCGGCAGTTCATGTTTTCCGAAGTGTTGAATTATCTTTACAATAATAGGTGGCGCCCAAATCTTCAGCGACAGCCTCCCTAACAGAAACGTGACAGAAAATATTCTCGAAGGACATGCTTTTACTGGCTGCATGtgccaggatttttttttttttttttacccacgcCAAGCTAAGTGCTACAATATACCAGTAGTACTATTATTGCAGTGCTGGCATCCATTCACGACACAATTAGTCGATGGCATTTTCGATCTCACAGAGACCATAGAACTCAAGGTACTCACTCGCAAACTTCTCACATGTGCGCCCCCATACAGTGAGGGACGTTACGGCTCTGCTGCTCCATTTGTTGCCACAAAGATAGCGTCGTTCATTAGCATGGACTTTTTTCACTCTTCATACGCACAGAATAAAGCACAAACGTCTAATATTATAAGAACTGCCATTTTAAACAGTAAGTATGCGGTACTTCAGCTGGCTTACATACAGTAACCAAAGTACCAAGGCTTCACCGCCAGTTCGCGCCACTTACCAGTGTTTGTGACTTCCTATGccaataaaattttattttctaGTTAAATCGCGAACGGCATGCTCGATTTTATCGCTGTAAATTATGGTCTTTTCATTTCCACCAACATTTCACAACACGTTCTGGCTAGTTGCCAGTCCCCTTAAGTGGGAACACACCTTATCCTGAGCACACACCTTTTTGTGAGATAAAGTCACACTTTATTAATGGTTGCTTATTTTTAGAAGTAGCCCACAAACATATGCAATCTTGTAACAGCAGAGACTAACAAGCAACACAGAAATAAAACTATGTGTCCGGTTAATCACTGCTGGCTGCGAACCCACCGACCTGACACCTCCACGTTTATGTTTCCGCTTCAGCAGGGTCAGGCTAAGTCAATCTACCCAGTGCAGTCGGGATAGTTCAGCCCGACTCGATGCTCGCTAAGCCTGGCCGGCTAGTATTTACATGAGTACGACAGAGAAATCTCAGGCTGTCAAGCATACTTGACCCGTTTTTGTTGGTTTCATGTAAACGCCCTGCGCAACACCGTCAgcgacgtcgctgttgccgatttagtctatatatatatatatatatatatatatatatatatatatatatatatatatatatatatatatatacaggaactTGTTTGAATAAACCTGCTCAAAGCAAGCACCCCTCTGGTGTTATCAGAAGATTTCCAAGGGTATTCTCGAAGACAGGTGAGGTAATCTTGTTCGTCAAAATATTTTGTGACACTTGACTAAGCACTCGTAAAATCGCAGAACGAACTCACGTTCATAAACTTTACACAAATTTAGGCAGTCAGCAGGTGTGCATACTTATTTGCTAGAAATCCTGTGAATTCTAGAATCCTGTGATTGCATTCTTTGCTGGCGTCATCTCTGCTCAGAAGCTTATCTCTGGAATTCACGTGGTTATCTATATGTACTGCATCTTCAGTGTTTCCGTATTGAGGCAACATTCTGGTTCAGTGAGATTAAAGTGCTTGGTTACTTCCTCTTCCCAAATCTTAAATTCAACGTACATCTCTTCTGGCAAAGCTCTCTCCAGAATGGGGAAAAACATAGGCACCTAGAAGTCAAGCTGCGAGCCAGTGGTGCCCAATCATCCGGTGTTGCCTGAACCAACCAAAAATAACAAACAAATCTTCGTTCGCCCATGACTCTGACATTTCGCTGCAATTTTGTGATAACTTGAAACAAGGGGGAACCCTTGTTTCAAGTTCTGTCCAAAAAATTGGCAGGAAAAGAGATAATTTCTGTATGTAAAACCAATGGATTAAGTCCGCGTTTTCATGACCCAGGATATGTTATTGGTCAGGGTCCTCGCCCCAAAGCGTGCGCACCGCCTTACCTAAAGATGACCTGGACGAGATCCTTTGGAATAGGTTCCGGTCTCCAGTGCACCACGACCTCCACCTTGTCTTTGCCGTCTCCGTGGCTCACGGCGGTCtacaccagagagagagagacgttggGGACAGATGAGGCAGGCGTTTTTATATGCGGCATCAGCTGAGGCTATAACACCCTCGCTGGTGAAAAGCAAATCTACTCGTCGAATGACGTAACAGGTACTTTCATATGTTTCCCAAGCAAGTTTCCCGAATGCAACACGTGTGGAAAGCAATCTATAGACAATGCATGTAACAGAAAGTGCAAATGCACATCACTACAAGTGAATCCAATTCTACAGGCATCAAATTTATCTTTCCTGCTTCGTAATTTGGTATCTGACATTGCTGACCAGTCGTTTAACTGGTCAATGTTTTTGGAAAGGTTGTAGCGTAACCGGCTGGACAGGGCGCTCTAACAGTTTCCTGGCACGGTGTGCCCAGCCTGTTCAGAAGCGACAAGGAGGGAAAACTCCTGTCATTATAGGAACGCAGAACGAGCTGAAGGAAACTAATTTTAGTTTCATCTAATTTCCTAAAACTTCAGCGGCAAACGTACAAAACTGACATCCACGAGGGATCAGGAAAAATCGATTTTAGAGTAACTAGAGCAAGGGATCAGGGGAAATCGATTTCGGAGTGACTAAAGCGACCAGAGAACTCAAATTGGCAGAAGACCTCGACGACTACATCAGCCATTGTTAATCCCTAAGGCACAATCCGAGACAAGTGAACGAAGCCTGATCAGTTCATCAGCGGGGCTAAAAACAATGCGCAAGGTCCTACGGTAAAGAAGCATTTTTATTGTGATGTCGAATACACACTGCGCCTCCACCTACAAAAATACTCTCGTCAAGCGAAGAATGTCACATATGGCACTTCAACCTGTGAAACGTATTACCTGCCACCAGAAGCAACacaaggcgaagtatcaattgcgataacaaattaatagagagctatacgtagtaaggccttgaagaagacaagtccacttgtcgaaacgttggctcctgctctcaccttgttctcgtgttactcatcgtcttgaatcgccatctcccgcattccccttgttttccacgtagtaaggatagtagttttatcggctgtataaactttcACTTATAACACATTCACTTAtaactgaattaagaagcatTGTGTCAGCgggcacaagcaaatatgaatagataacactcgatgaccgcagacaaccgctgtcaaaacactggcgtcagcaagcgtggcggcagcagcgagcgaaggttcgtgcggtctatcgctttaacggaaactgagtggcgaaagcacagcgcatgcaaaggtaggagctgtgtgcagatcgctttcaagatacggtgcgcgggCCCGCTCGtagcagcgcaaagtacaagtgcgcagttattggcagagtagaagccgcagcccctcccgcgctgccttcccactttcctccttttgcgtgcgAGATTGAATCGACAGATCTCCAAcggcgctccccccccccccctctcgcttCCACCCCCTACGGCATTTCGTgcgacggagacgtcgcgtttgctctccaccgtgcgttcactctctgtGCTCTCTGTATGTgcctccctcgcacatacagcaatcggcgcgcggcgacgattttatcgcccttgttatacggaacctcacggcgacggcagaaatccgcttggagtgtcaatacagttgctatcgcaataaaaacttcgccaagctatgacgtcactgcgttgcctagcaaccacctcacggagcggcATGTGCCcagcctcctctccgtgccgtgaaCAATTGCCTTGACAGGGgacattaaggagagggaaggagagcatgcgcgcggcacgcgctatgcatgggagagagaaagagaaaatgagagcgagagagagagaaaaaaagaaattgtagcagcatcaacgaggcaacgcgcagagctgctgccgacgccgttcgcgtttatccgtttccccacgttcgcgccgaacgcgcgcggtgtccgtgactgcagcaggcgcctctggcagcggctcggcaggtttcgaccagccatgccccagcaagtgtggaggcgcagctcgGCCGTGACGGCACCGGGGAGCTAaagagccgccgcgacggcggcataACTCTCGTTGACTCGGTGGCAAGTGCATGTGGCCTTGACATGCGACGACCAAAGATGATCCGGACACTCGAAGAAGAAGCCGCAGCACTCGAAGAAGAAGgaatcttgaagcgcgtcgcgcggccaagctagaatctgcgcgtcggcggcgagccgattcagaataccgtgcctatagcagcacttagcattccctagcaaaacttagccaagctcAGTAAAAacatggaagaagctaggtcgaccgatcaccagctccgctgtttgctccagccttccaccactagtgcaagctgcccacatttttttttttttttttgcactagaAGAAGCGGACAAAGAAAGGGGGTACAAGACACACAAAGCGCTTCAACTTTCAACTATTCAAAGCGTGAATACTGTCTCAGAGGCTTTGCTTATCGAAGGCTATGCTCTCAGAGGCTTTGCTTATAAGGTAAACAGGATTAGTGCCTGGATATAGCAAAAATAGAAAACCGCTGCTAATCAGTGAAATATGACCTTGTTTACACGTATCATGGACATACGGACGcgtatgtttttttgtttttgtttttcaggtTCACGCGCGTTTGTAACATTCGCGCTATTCGGATTCCATGACGTATAGCTTGGAGAATACGGCATGTTTATGAACCGTTACATAAATTTCATGAGTGCATCAATTTCACGTTGCACTCTGAAGTAATTATGTGCAATAAAAtcctaattttcttttcttttttctgtccgCGTTTCAAATCAGGCTCATGGTTTCCACCACAGTGTCTAATGAAGGCGCTCGAAAAGTTGTGGCGATATCCGAGAAAAGGGCACCTTTTCGTGGCCGTCGCAGCTGATGTACAAGGAGTCCTGGAACTTCGCATCCTTCTCAAAGACCCCGGAGAAGAAGACCCAGTTGCTGCCCTTGAGCGCCATGGCACGAATGAAGAAACCCCGGAACTTGACACTCTGATTAAGCGTAAGAAGTCGAATCGTCACCCGGCCTTCCAAGATGCCAGTGTCCACCACGAGCTGCATTACAGGGAAGTAATCGTTGCTTCCAGAGATGTACAGTCTTGTGCACATTTAACACTATAGCACACACCACGTAGACATGACATTTTCAACTTTTGTTTTAAGTGATGTCCTGGACCTCAAtacctcttcttctttctggggttttacgagtcaaaaccagtactgattatccggagggctccggattaattttgaccacctgtggttctttaacgtctcGATACCTCAGAAAAAATACTGCCAAGCCTCGGAGCACTCTTTGTAATTTACGATAATAGCTTTTCAACGAACCATTTTCAGTTTCGTTTCCTATGATTTGTATGTGTCATAACGTCATGACACAGAAGATGACCATGTGGGAGCAGGACGTCGCAACGTTTTGGTACTCGTGGTGACTCACTTGGTCGTCTGTTATGCTGCTGCATCTGACCGCGCAATGAGTTGCAGCATAAAAAACAATCCAGTGAACCGGAGGAAATCatgaaaaaaattaatgaaataTCGAAGACGGAATGCCAGTACTTCATGCTTGTGACACGGGTTGTATGACTAAAACATTGATAGCCTATCTATCGATACGTTCACCTACAAAGGGGTGCTGATAAGTATTGAGTCTTGCCAGAAAAAGAACTGAGCAAGGTATCTGTAAATTGCAGGATGTATTGGCTAATTTGTCTATAATCAACGGCCAAAATTCAGCTATTAATGTTCTCAGCTTATCTTTCTTTTTATAAACCAAAGTGAAGTGAAAATGGCAGCATCTCCAAAAAAGTTCAGTCTGCAAGAGCATACAACCGTAATCAAGTTCCTGTTTTATAAGGGAAACATACAAAACAGATCCATGATAAAATGTCACAAACTTTGCATGACAGTGGGCATTCATATGCTACCATAAACGTTGGGTAGTCACTGGTAACAGTGGCCATTTCGGTGTTAAAAATTACAAACACAGTGGAAGGCCTGTTTCTGTTTCTGTGCCTGCAAATGTGAAAGCCATCCATGACATGATCATGGCTGACTGGCGAATATCAGCCAAAAGTATTGCTACATATCTGGAAATATCCCGTGAGAGAGTTGGTACCATTATCCAGGACGACTTGGAAGTGAGAAAGCTTTGGGACAAAGTGAATCCCAAAACTTTAGACAACGGAATAAAAGAAGAAACATGCAGAAACATCAGGGGCTGTTTTGGAacattttgcaaaacattagTCAAATTTCCTGGACAAACTGGTTACGGGTGCTGATACAACCATCTTCTGTTATGATTCTGAGGCAAAGAAACTGTCTGAATAATGGAAGCACAGTGGTTCCCCAGGCCAAAGAAGCTCCGTGTGCAAATGTCAGTAGAGAAACAAAtggcaacagtttttttttttttttttttttttttttagaggcgaagcaccttagggccgagccttgtccctccctcgtcgtccgtagctctggtttgcatg contains the following coding sequences:
- the LOC119434052 gene encoding uncharacterized protein LOC119434052, which encodes MQLVVDTGILEGRVTIRLLTLNQSVKFRGFFIRAMALKGSNWVFFSGVFEKDAKFQDSLYISCDGHEKTAVSHGDGKDKVEVVVHWRPEPIPKDLVQVIFRATVVQTHDIYFLKVDSRSLLFGAADPAMFRRMTLVDLHGYCVVSAAVWLFYAWVV